The Kogia breviceps isolate mKogBre1 chromosome 19, mKogBre1 haplotype 1, whole genome shotgun sequence genome contains the following window.
GGAGGACGCAGGACTGGAGGTGCACCAGTTCTACCCATTGGTGAAGGTGCAGTGCTCGCCCGAACTGCGCTTCTTTCTGTGCTCCATGTATGCACCCGTGTGCACTGTGCTGGAGCAGGCCATCCCGCCGTGCCGCTCGATCTGCGAGCGCGCGCGCCAGGGCTGCGAGGCGCTCATGAACAAGTTCGGTTTCCAGTGGCCGGAGCGCCTCCGCTGCGAGCACTTCCCCCGACACGGCGCGGAGCAGATCTGCGTGGGCCAGAACCACTCGGAGGACGGCACGCCCGCGTTGCTCACCACCGCGCCGCCGCCGGGCCTGCAGCCGGGTGCGGGGGGCACCCCGGGTGGCCCGGGTGGCGGCGGCTTGCCCCCGCGCTATGCCACGCTGGAGCACCCGTTCCACTGTCCGCGCGTCCTCAAGGTGCCGTCCTATCTCAGCTACAAGTTTCTGGGCGAGCGCGACTGCGCAGCTCCGTGCGAGCCGGCGCGGCCCGACGGCTCCATGTTCTTCTCCCAGGAAGAGACCCGCTTTGCGCGGCTCTGGATCCTCACCTGGTCCGTGTTGTGCTGCGCCTCCACCTTTTTCACCGTCACCACGTACCTGGTGGACATGCAGCGCTTCCGCTACCCGGAGCGGCCCATCATCTTTCTGTCAGGGTGCTACACTATGGTGTCGGTGGCCTACATCGCGGGCTTCGTACTCCAGGAGCGCGTGGTGTGTAACGAGCGCTTCTCCGAGGACGGCTACCGTACGGTGGTGCAGGGCACCAAGAAGGAGGGCTGCACCATCCTCTTCATGATGCTCTACTTCTTCAGCATGGCCAGTTCCATCTGGTGGGTCATCCTGTCACTCACCTGGTTCCTGGCGGCGGGCATGAAGTGGGGCCACGAGGCCATCGAGGCCAACTCGCAGTACTTCCACCTGGCCGCGTGGGCCGTGCCCGCCGTCAAGACCATCACAATCCTGGCCATGGGCCAGATTGACGGCGACCTGCTGAGCGGCGTGTGCTTCGTGGGCCTCAACAGCCTGGACCCGCTGCGGGGCTTCGTGCTGGCGCCGCTCTTCGTGTACCTGTTCATAGGCACGTCCTTCCTCCTGGCCGGTTTCGTGTCACTCTTCCGCATCCGTACCATCATGAAGCACGACGGCACCAAGACGGAGAAGCTGGAGCGGCTCATGGTGCGCATCGGCGTCTTCTCGGTGCTGTACACGGTGCCCGCCACCATCGTCATCGCCTGCTATTTCTACGAGCAGGCCTTCCGAGAGCACTGGGAGCGCTCGTGGGTGAGTCAGCACTGCAAGAGCCTGGCCATCCCGTGCCCGGCGCACTACACGCCGCGCATGTCACCCGACTTCACCGTCTACATGATCAAATACCTCATGACGCTCATCGTGGGCATCACGTCGGGCTTCTGGATCTGGTCCGGCAAGACGCTGCACTCGTGGAGGAAGTTCTACACCCGTCTCACCAACAGCCGGCACGGCGAGACCACAGTGTGAGCCGGAGCTCCGGCGCCGCGTTCCCAGCCGGGCCGGCACCTCGCGCTCCGCCCccagggagggggggggggctccTACAgactccttattttatttttttaaataaagaacaatcgaaaccatttcttttttaggtCGCTTTTTAAAGAGAATTCTGCCCAACACCCCCATCAGGTTTGTAATTAAAACTGTAAATAGTTTttgtaaatttaattatatattttctatttaaaagaaaaaagaaaaaaaggggggggggagcagTGAGGGGTGCCAGGCCTGAGGAATGGGGAAGAGGGGGAGTTAGGGGTGTTTCTCCTTTCTTCAGTCCCCTTTCAAACACCACCCCCTACTTCGGTTCGAGTATTTTGGTGATTTGACAGGGCTGGGCCTGCTGGAAGAGGCTATGAGTAGTTGGGAGTTACATTCAGGTTCTAAAGCCAAATTTGTGAGCCTTCTCACTGAAGCTGGGTCTGTGAAAGCAGTTGGATACTTTTGATCAAGACTTGGATTCGTTTTGATttccctttccccctttctcACTTGTCCTGTCTCCTTCACTCGAtctttgaaaacttcccaaaggAGATGAAgacgtggaaaaaaaaaaaaaaaaatcccgaaccgaagggtggggagagggcggaGATCGTGTGAGGAATGGCCTCCACCCCTACCCTCCGGGCCCACCCCCCTGCTGGCAGGAAGATCTTTCTTCTCTGACTCTTCTTTTCAACTCGCTGCCCCGAGCCCTTGGAGGGGGCAGAAAGTGTTTTGCGATGTGTGTTTTGAAACAACCCAACCTCCCCAACCCACTATGTTCAGTACCGATCCTGACCGCCTCCATTTTTAGGGGGAGCATCATCAGCTCGCAGTTGCTGGGATTTGGAGATCACCTTgcatctctctcctttcccctgctGTCTGCTCCTCGCCTACTCTCCCCCCTACCCCCAACTGACTATCTCCTCTGGCATTCAGGTTAGCAGTTTGTGGGGTGGTTTGTGCGCTGTgtggggggttttgttgttgttttttgtttttgtttttcaaaaggcGATAAAATGGgttgggttggagggagggaaaggatggATGGGCTGGTgggatttttagttttcctttgaCAAAAGACTGATTTCTTTTCAAACTTGTccagaaaggggaagggggggaaaaAACGTGGGTATCTTTGCTTTGGAAGAAGGCTCTGGGCAGGCTCTTTGTGACTGTGGGGGTGGGGTTGAGTGTTCACATGACATTCTATATCACAAGATTGATAGAATGTTTATAACATGTTTCTTATCTTCCCCCTAACCCCCACAAATGAAAGTCAAGACTTCTCTTAAAGTATCTTTCACGCTGGTATGAGAATTGCAGTTTCCAATACACATCATTTCCCTCAACTATTTGgagtattttagaattttaattacCATGGATCGATTTGAAGACCAAGAGATGGGGTGAAACAAGTTTGCCTCATAACTCAGCTTTTCAGCATCTCCTGTCTCTTGATAATAGTGCAAATTAAAgctaataatcataataaagtgCATTTAATTATCTTCTAGAGATCTAGCCCTTTAATTGTATTTAACAGGGTTGtaacattttattagtttaaCCAAACCACACCTCCTCCTTCCATCTCCCCCTGACCTAGttggttgggggtggggtagagaaGAGGTTCCCTGCCCTGACCTTGCTTTTTTAGCCAAACCGTAGTAGGGAAAATGGTGCCTTAACACCCTTTGTTAGCAGGCTTTGGGATAAGGGAGAAAGCAAGTTAGAACCCCTACTCCGAAGTGTTTGCGTGTGTTAGTTTATGTTGGGGGAGGGGATCTGGAAATGTTTGGTGGTAATTGAACACGTATGTGGGGCTTTGTTGGGAATTGAATGAGGCCTGGGGATTTCAGCAGAGTCCCCTTCCCCAAATGTATAACCCTCCCCTAGATGATTTGTACCAGTGGCCAGCATTATAAGTTAAAACTAGCCTTTTCTCAAATGATGGTATGTGTGAAGTCCCAACAGGAGATTCCCTCAACTATCAAAAAAGCAGGCCAGGGAGGTGGTACCACCCTGTAGCTCCATTTGTTGCAAGATTCTAAAAGAACCCCACAAGGACTGCAGGAAAGAGTTAAATTACAAACAAATTGTGAGCGTCTTTCCTGGAAAGAATGGCCAAAGCTTGCGAaagtggggatggggaggtggggggaggtttCCAGTGGCTGGGATGGAGCCCAGTGGGAAGAGAAGTGCTCGTCTCTGCTGAAGATTTGGGAAGAGCCTCCCCTGCCTCTCAGCCCCCAGATCCCAGTTCTGTGTGCTTTGGGTACATTTTGTCAGTGGACCGTCATGCTGCTGGCAGGAGGAGATGGTAGACTAGCAACAATACCTTTTTCTTCCCGGAGTGCAGTGGGAGGGAGAGAATTTGGATAAAGATCCTTCTCAGTCCTTCTCCCTCAAAGTCACCAATGGAGGGGAAAAGGGCCTGAGAACACTGAAAAAATAGGTTCTGTGGCTGGGGAGAGGACAGACAATAAGATAATTCCCTCTCTAGGAAAGGATACACCTTCTAGATGCCCTTCCCTTCTCTAAAGGGCTGAATTACCTTACAGAAAGTATGGGGAACTTTCTGGCTGCTCTCATTGCTCTAATGAAACAACTCTTAGACGGAGGGTGTAGAGGATTTAGGGGACAAAGTGCCCTGGAGCGGAGGCCCATAAGTGAAACACTTGAGCTCACTGCCACCCCTGGAGAGGGGTCTGTCTCTGCTCCCTTGTTGGGAAAACCCAGTTAAACACATGGACTTGGAGGTGGACTTTCACAGATTTCTAGGTCGCCCTTTAGATAGGACGCGGTTTACCCCTTGTAAGTGGGTTGGCCCCTCCCTCTGGAAGAGGGAGGCTTTGTCTGGTGAAGGGTCAAGGGCCCAGTAAGAAAGCCCTTCCGCTGAGGCCCCCAGGCCTGGGGCAGGTGTTAGGCCACAGCTGCTTTCTACCTGCCCTCCCAATCATACCCCCTCCCACAAAGGAGCAGCAGTGCTCGGTCTCTAGGAGCAGGGCATCTCTCCTCCAGACTCCCCTGCCTCATGGATCAGACATTTGcttttcctcccctccaccccagacATCCCCAAAGAGTGAGGATCAGTGGGATCTGGACTTCCAGATCTTTCCAAAAAGCTCTCCAAGAGGGTGTTGTGATCCCTATTCTGGAAGTGGGGAGGTGCTGTCCCAGGGTGCCGTGGGACACATGTCTGGAGGAGCAGAGCCCAAGCTGCCATTTCTGAGGCATCATCCCTTTGATAATCCCCCTGCTTGCTGTAGTAGGgtcccttccttctgctgacatAGTCTCCTCACCTCAAAACGCATCTTAAACTTCTGGGGCCACTGACTTCTCTGAGAACCTGAAATACCTTTGGACATCCTCCTGGGAAAAAATGGCCAGACCCCGGAACACAATGTTGTATGTAACTTTAGGGGGGTTATGCATTGTCTATCTGcacatccctcccccacaccatcCCCAAGCTGGTTTTTCAGTCCCTGGTTTAGACATTATCGAGTCTTCATCACTGGGTAGCTCTGCTTCTCCATGGGGCAACCTTTACCTTCTCAGACTCGAGTATCCCCCAGCCTGTAATTCTCTCTGCTGTGGAAAGGAGGGTCAGGAGGGAAAACCATCGGACCTACAAAACCAGGAACACCGTCAAACTAGGTTATTCACTAGATCCTGTCTCTCTTGCAGGTATCAAGATGCAGCAGAGTGGAATGAATGTTCATACTTTCATAGTCGagggcaaaaagaagaaagagacagaCCGTGTGTGGGGAGTTACAGGCATGGGCATGACACAGTGCCAGCCATGAGTCCTTGGGGATGTCTCctaacctctgagcctcagtcctcatctgtaaaaggtgaTAGGACCTGTCtgcaaggttgttgtgaggattagatcaGATGATGCATGTACAGAACCAACACAtagtagaagctcaataaattGCAGCACTCTTCCAAttacttaggataaattcctaaaaatagaATCACTGGATCAAAGGATGTACATTTCTTGAGGACTTTTGGACTTACTGTTACTGGTAGTTTTAACAAAGCAGAATGATTTCCTGTGCTCCTACTTTTTCGCCCTGACTCAGGGTACCAGCTCACAATCTAGAGGATCCCCGGGGCGGTGGTTGGCagtgtttttctccctttctctcctctgatTAGGACAGAAATGTCTTACCCGCCTGAGTGAGCAGGGCACACAAGCAGGCGGGCTCTCTCGCTGGCCGGCTTTGAAGCTGGCTAATTAGGGCTAGGGCTGTCACAGCTGGCTTCCCctgtgcctctccctccccctgcgCCTTTCCCTCCCCCTGCTCTGCCCCATCCCCAGTCTCGGAGCCTGAGAGCGCCTCCCCAGCTGCCCTGCCTTCCACCGGGCGGCTTGCGGCTCTTCCCAGCCAGCTGGGAAGGCCCTGGGATTTGAGGCCTAGAAGGGCCAAGGTgaaagcagccaagaaacaacagGATAGGACCTGGGACATGGAGCAAGCTCATAGACCATTGATTGGGTTTACAGAGGACTGCCTGTAGCCCCGGACCCCTCCTTATTCCTCATGAAGTCTGGAGAGGAGCCGGCATGGGCTGGGGGCTGAGCCCTGGGCCCTTTGTTTGAAAGCCAAGCTTTCTGAAGGTTCCAGCCTCCCAACCTGGCCCTTATAATTAGCCCCAATCAGAGTGTTTATGTCGGGGCCTCGTGCAGAACTCAGAGCCCCATGAATTCATTCCAAACTTGGAGggggggaagcagggaggggagggaaagggatttGTGTGGGGATGAGCAGAAAAAGGGAGGTTGAGGGTAGGAGGTGACGAGAAGGAGACCTGGGGTGAAGGGTAGAGGAGAAGGTCCTGGAGAGGGGAGGACCACCACCCTCCAtttggccattgcaggggtcaggACCCCTCCCAGGGTAGCTGGCGCCCTAGCATCCTGACCCTGGGCCAGGCCTGCACGCCTCTGGGCAGGCTCTGTGGGTGGGTGGGCTTGTGCCAGTCGGAAATGGTTTAGATGTAATTAACCCGGCTAATCACCAGCCTCAgcctggtgggaggggagggtaCAGCCCAGAGCCTTGGCTCCCCCAGGAAGCTCTGGTCTCCCTATTCTCCTTCCTCTGACTGGGGCCTGGGGTGTGCCAGCCTCTTCGGCTCCTGGGGATGGTGGAGTCagagggtgggcagggaaggaATGTAGGAAGGAAGGTGCTTAATTCTGATCTCTGGCCTCACCCAGTATGTGACTGACAGGAGGGAGTATGCCTGAGGTGGCCACAGAGGTGGTGGTTGCAGACTGGGGGGTGACGGCAGGAATCCTGGACACGAGGGAGAGAGGATGCCCAGCCACTGCTCCAGGTGGCACTGGGTGTGTCCCAGAATCAATTATCATCTCCTTCCAGGTCTAGGCCTCCCAGGGAACTCTGGCATGGGATATGGCTTCTAGGGAATTAAGCCGTACTGGGTTTAGTGTCCCGTGGGTGGGAAGAAGGCAGAGAATGGAGTCTGAGCTTCTAACTCTCCTGCTCAAAATACTGTGAAGCCTGCAAGGAATGTCCGAACTCCAGCCCTCACTCAGCACATACAGCTTTCCATGACGTGGATCTGGCTCCTATATCTCCAGTCTCACTTCCCATCGTTCTTCTCTACACTCTCACGtgccagcctccagaacactTATGTTCTCAGACCAACCGTGTTCTGTGACTTTGCACACACCGTTCCTGTGGTGCAAATGCCCTTCCCTTCTCCTCACCCGGATATGAACTCCTAGCATCTCAGAACTTACCTGAGGTCAGGTGGCCCTTCCGCAGAGAGCCATATCCCAGGCCAATCCTGTCCCCACGCTGTGCTCTCACCTGTCACAGCATATCACGTTACTGTTATTCATCTCCTTTCTTGACTGTGACCTCCTTGAGGGAGAGTCTGTGTttggtcttttatctccttatcCCTGAGCCTAGTaatatgcctggcacatagtgggtgcccaagatcacaggttctggagccagactacctgGGCCTGAATCCTGCCTCAGCTCCTTGCTAGCTGTtgatcctgggcaagttaatCAACCTCTCTGTGTATTATCTGTAAATGGGGTTAGTGATTATACTTACCTTGCAAGACTGGTTTGAGAATTAAACAAACTAATTCAAGTAGAATGTTTAAAaggtgcctggcacctagtaagtgcttaataaatgctagtTAAGCTTATTCATTCATGTGTTGGCTCCATAGATGTGTATTTAGTGCTTACCACGAGTCAGGCACTTGCTGAGTTCTAGAGATGCACAAATTCAGTCCCTATCCATATGTAGCCTGCCATTTCTTGAATCAGTGAATGGGTAGGTATTAGGTGTAGTACTTGTGAGTTTGGTTGTTATATGTTTTGTTAAGCAAGCTCACAATTTAACTGTTTGAGAATGTGTCCAGGCTCAAATATAGGATCATGGTCTACTTGGATTGTGTAAAACAAGCAATGCAATTGGGGACAATCCCTGATAAGGTTGACATATGTAATCTTGGTGTTTGGTGAACATGGGAAAGCTTGCCCAGGACAGAGGGTCCTGGAAGCCTTCTGCTCAATCTTCACTGCTaatgagaatgttttaaaaaatattttttctacaagGCAGAATAATTACTCTCATAGAAATATACAATGAACACACCAAATCTTTCATTTAACTCATTAGTTAGTGAAGGTAAGACATTCAAAGTAGAATCCAAAGAACAGAACATATCTAGGTCACCAAGAAATAAATTTGCTTAATGCAAAGCTGGGCAGTTTCCACTGGACAACAATCAGTTGCATCTCCACCAGACACAATTTACATGGACAAAAATCATTTCCATTACTATCAGTTGTCTGAGCTGGAAAATAACTGAAGATAATAAAACTCAGAGACACTCTTCAAGGACATACAGTAATATTTTTGACCATTTCAAAGTCTTTTAGTTTTCTTCGATAAGAAGTTCtgaactcgggcttccctggtggcgcagtggttgagagtccgcctgccgatgcaggggacacgggttcgtgccccggtccgggaagatcccacatgccgcggagcggctgggcccgtgagccatggccgctgaggctgcgcgtccggagtctgtgctccgcaacgggagaggccacaacagtgagaggcccgcgtaccacaaaaaccaaaaaaaaaagaagaagttctGAACTCACATACCTCAAGATGACAAGTGCCACTCACCCCTTCCAAACAAAGAGCTTTAGTGCCAGTAGGGAGCCCAGTTCCATCCAGAGAGAGCTGGAAATCTTCCAGCCATCCCCAGTCTGGCACAGCCTTTGTCCACCTTTTCTTCCCCACCTTTATCTCTCTGGCTCTTCTctctccctaaccctaaccccaccaCTCACAACCCCTCTAACTGTGCAGCCAATCCATTCATCCCTCTATGTGGTAAccatcatttattgaacactttctATATGCTAGACAGTGCT
Protein-coding sequences here:
- the FZD2 gene encoding frizzled-2, whose product is MRPRSALPRLLLPLLLLPAAGPAQFHGEKGISIPDHGFCQPISIPLCTDIAYNQTIMPNLLGHTNQEDAGLEVHQFYPLVKVQCSPELRFFLCSMYAPVCTVLEQAIPPCRSICERARQGCEALMNKFGFQWPERLRCEHFPRHGAEQICVGQNHSEDGTPALLTTAPPPGLQPGAGGTPGGPGGGGLPPRYATLEHPFHCPRVLKVPSYLSYKFLGERDCAAPCEPARPDGSMFFSQEETRFARLWILTWSVLCCASTFFTVTTYLVDMQRFRYPERPIIFLSGCYTMVSVAYIAGFVLQERVVCNERFSEDGYRTVVQGTKKEGCTILFMMLYFFSMASSIWWVILSLTWFLAAGMKWGHEAIEANSQYFHLAAWAVPAVKTITILAMGQIDGDLLSGVCFVGLNSLDPLRGFVLAPLFVYLFIGTSFLLAGFVSLFRIRTIMKHDGTKTEKLERLMVRIGVFSVLYTVPATIVIACYFYEQAFREHWERSWVSQHCKSLAIPCPAHYTPRMSPDFTVYMIKYLMTLIVGITSGFWIWSGKTLHSWRKFYTRLTNSRHGETTV